The Nostoc sp. 'Peltigera membranacea cyanobiont' N6 genome contains the following window.
TTATCTCAAAAATGATTTGAGATTAATATTGAACCTCTTGTACTACGTCTGAAACTACCAATCCATTATTAGCAAACTTCCCATCAGCATCAAAAGAATCACCAATTACAGGCAAGAAATGGTCATATAATTTCATCGCCTGTAAACAACTATTGATACTAGAAGCTGCTGAATTATAGGTGGCAATATTTTCTTCAACAACACTCAATAATCGCCGATTATTCGCAATTTTTTCTTCAGCTTCTTGTTGCAGTGTTTTCTCTAAATAAGCCCGCGCCTGTGGGTATTGCTGCAAAATCTCATCTGCTTGCTGTTCTGCCATTGGTAATAACTGAGTTTTCAATGTTTGATTAATGGTTTGACGGAAAGATTTACGAATAGTTTGAGAAACTTTTGGTTCAAAATCTAACTTCAATAATTGCCTAATTGCTGGTTCTGCTTCTACGATACTTTCAGCGTCATAACCTTGAGAGGTTTGTAATAAAGTCTGGCGAAATTGATATATAGAAAAAGTGCCTTCATCATAAAATCTCGGACTTTCTCGCACGAAGCGATCGCACTCTACACTAGCTGCACTCACTAATGCTTGAGTAACGCTTTTTTCTAAATTTCTAATCTCTTGTTCAATGCCGCCATCATTATCTAATAAACGATACAATTGGCGATAGTATTCTGATTTGCGAATTTTTTCAATCAATCGCTGGAAATAATTTGCAACTACTTGCTGAGAAGATTCAATCAAAATATCTTCTAATTGATTTGCTAAGTAATAAAATGCCTCTACTAAAATAGCAATTAAAGGTGCGGTAGCGTTGCGAGGGTGGCTGATAGTTGCACGTTGATAAGCAGAAGCTACAGAAAAACTATCTAGCAATTCATCTAAACGGCGAATCATTCGTGATTGCAATTGCTTAAAATCTGATTCAAAAGCATCACAAGAATTATTGATTATTAAGTTCACTTCTTCTGTGATATGCTCGTTAAATTCTCTACCAATTTGTTGGAGTTGCTGATTTAGGCGTTGCAACTCTTGCAACTTCATACTCTCAATTTCTTGGGGTTGACTATCTAAATTACGTTGTACACTCTGATAATGCTTTTTCAGTTTAATACAAACATCTTCCAAGTCATCTGCAAGATTTTTAAATAATTGGGGACGCTTTTCTTCTGTAAGATAGCGAGTAATAGCTGTGCGAAATTCTTCAGTACCACTATCTTGAATTAGCTTGTCTATGAGTTCTTTTCCCCAATCTCCCAAAATCCGCACATAATTTTGATTTGGAGTTTCAAAGCCGTTAACAGAGACACGAAATTTACTGGTAGATAGTTTTCCTGAATTTACGCAGTAGTTGTTAAAGGCATAGACAAATTGTGGTGTTTCTTCTTTACCATCTAAACCTTTAATGCTTGCTGCAAAAACAGAATCTAAACCAAATCTATCTTTTTGACTTGTCTGTTTAATTTGACTGCCGTAAAATCCTAATAATCCACTGGTTTTATAAACCTTGTTTGAATTACCAAATTGCCCACTGATTAAATCGTCTAATCGTTGCCGCAATTGGGTATTATACCAAGTTTCATCGATGCGATTGAAAACATAGAAAACGCGATCGCGTACTCCTCCATTTTGCCGCATTAATTCCAAAAGTTCTGTTTCTTCTTTTGTCATATCACCCGCCGAAGCAGGTTTTAGCACACACACCACCGCCGAAGTATCAGGATGTTGAATTTTAGCATAAGTTAGTTGTGCGTCTTTCTCTACTGGTGCATCTATACCAGGTGTGTCAATAATTACATTACCATCTTCTAGCAGAGGATGATTGCAGTAATATTCTATTCGCTTCAATACTGCACTATTACTACCCCGACGGGCATATCCCGCAGCTTCCTTGAGGTTAGAAAAGTGAAATTGCTCCATTGAGTATGTAGCATTATTAACCGTGTTGATGCGATCGCGGTTTGCTATATATCCTTCTAGCAATAACATTAACGCCTTCGCCTGTTTTGCACGTTCTGATTTACTTTCACCACCTTCCTGCTGAATAATCGCTTCAGAACCTTCAAGTAGTAAGTTAATTACATCAGTTTGGTTAATATTAGGTACTGTCTTAAATCCTAGCTGCTTACACAAATAAACTGCTTGTTCCCGAATCTCTGCTTCGCTTAAAAATGTCAAAACAACACGTTCTTTCTCTACTTCTGCATACTCGATTTTGCATTCTGTACCTGTAGCGTGTCCCTCTGCACTGTAAAGTAATTCTCTCTCCAATAGGGCATTGATTAGCATTGATTTACCGGCACTAAATGCACCTGCAAACACAATCTCAAACTTAGGAGAAATTGCCTTAGTTAGGGAAGTTTGTACAGGTGTAATATCTTGAGAATGTAGCGTTGGTTCTTGCTGTGAAAGTTGTAATATCGACTCAACTTGCTCTTTCAAATTTTTGCACTGAAGTGGTAAATCTGACATATTCAGCATCCTGACAATCTTTATGTATATGTTAGTTACATTTATTGTCTGGATGGTTCAGTAATATTTCTGAGATATATGATGCAGTTTGGCTGCATCATGTCCACTTAAAAACTTATTGTTTAGAGGATGTTTTAAAAGTATTTAGCTGTGATTTTAGGCACTTGTCGATCCCCCCTAACCCCCCTTAAAAAGGGGGAAGAATCAAAGTCCCCCAATTTATCGGGGGATTTAGGGGGATCTAGTAGTCTGTCAATAAATAATTGATGGATAAATTTCCTGTAGAGACGGCGATTTATCGCGTCTCTCTAACCGTCAAAATGAATTTGACAGACTACTAGAACGTTTTGATACCTACAATAAGACTTTTAAAACATCCTTTTAGACTGATGCGAAGAGAAGAGACGCAACATTTCGCGTCTCTACAAGGATTCTGAAATCACGCAAAATCATTTTCACACCTGAATTGAGCAACGCCTAAAAAAGCATCTACTCAATCTTCAAATTGAAAGGCAAACGGGCATAAACCCCCTTTGGATCGTTCATTTTTTGCAAAATCTCTACTTCTTGTTGGAATTTCTGGAGTTCATTGGTGAGGGGGTTAGATGGTTTGAGTTGCGCCACCTCAATCCCTAAAGCAGTCCGCGCTTCTTCAGTTGCACGCCCAAAAAAGCGTTCTCCGAAACCGTTAGTGCGAGGATATTCTTCCACTTCCCAGTCTTCTCCTAGTTTTGCCTCTTTGACAGCATACGCGATCGCACTATTCAAACCGCCAATTTCATCTACCAAACCAATTTCCTTCGCCGCTACACCAGACCAAACCCTTCCTTGGGCAATTTCTGCTACTTTTTGTTCTGGGAGTTTGCGACCTTGAGAAACTTTATTTAGAAACATATTATAAATGCGGTTAACACTGCGCTGATAAAGTGCTAACTCTTGGGTTGATTTCGGGCGCGAAACTGTTTGACTATCAGCATAGGTTCCAGTTTTCACCGAATCCCAGGTGATGCCGTTATTATTGGCCAGCTTTTCACCATTAAATAGCAACCCAAACACACCTATTGAGCCTGTAATGGTATTTGGTTCGGCAAAAATGCGATTAGAGTCGCTAGCAATCCAGTAACCACCAGAGGCAGCGACATCGCCCATTGACACTACAACCGGTTTTACTTCACGGGTTAATTTCACTTCTCGCTGCATGACTTCGGCTGCGGTAGCGCTACCACCAGGACTATTAATCCGTAATACAACAGCCTTTACATCCTTGTCTTGTCGGAGTTTGCTGAAGATTTTGGCAAAGCGATCGCCTCCTACTTGCCCATCATCACCTTTACCATCAACAATCTCGCCCTCAGCATAAACAACGGCAATGTGATTTTTGGAGTTACGTTCTACACCCAAAGATTTACCAGAAACTTCTGCGTAGCTATTGAAACTAATTTGTCGGAATGTTTTGTCGTCTTTATCGCTAGCTGTCAATTTTTTGAGGTCTGTTACCACTTCATCAGGGTATGCTATTCGATCGACTAAACCGTTGGTTTTAGCTTGGGCGGCTTCCAGTATCGCCTGACTATCTGCGATCGCTTGCAACTGGTTAGGTTCAATTTTCCGACTTGCACCCACAGTAGTGCGCCACTCTCCCCAAACATCATCTAACAATTTCTGAGTTTGTTCGCGGTTTTCTGGACTCAATTTTTTCAGGATAAACGGTTCCACAGCACCTTTAAATTTACCCACTCGCACAACTTGAACGCCAATGCCATACTTTTGTAATGCACCCGCTAAGAACATTGGCTGTGAACTCAAACCATTGACTTCCATCAATCCCAAAGGATTAAGGACAATGGAATCTGCCACTGAACTAAGGTAATATTCCTTTTTACTCCAATCACTGCCATAAGCTACAATCTTTTTCCCAGAAGCGCGAAACTCTTCCAGCGCCTTCCGAATTTCTTTAAGGGAAGCATAACCGATATTACTCGCTTGGCTTGTGCTAGTTGAATCTAGATAGATCCCGACAATTCGCGGATCGCGTCGCGCTTTTTCCAAAGTTTCCACAACTTTGCGGAGTGATATCCTTTCATCATCTACACCTGATATTGTGTTTTGAAACAGTTCGCCAGAACTAGGTTCGCTATCAGTAATTTTCATCGATAAGTCAAAAACCAACACTGACTTATCTTTCACATTTGGCCCAGTATCTTTAGAAGAGGTAGCAGCCAATATTAGCAAGAATAGTCCAGCAGTTCCTAGACCACCGAAAATAATTAGTCCTAATAAGGTGCCAACTAAGCTAGCAAAAGTTTGTTTGATAAAATTACGCATTAGTTATTGGGAATTGGGGATTGGAGATTGGGGACTGGGGATTGGGGTATTGACAAATGACAAATGACAAACGACAAATGACCTACCTAATTTATTCTATGCGCTGTAAACTGCCAGAGTGCTTTAACTGATACAAGCTGGCGTTACCAGTGCAGAATAAGACTGTGGTGATTTCGGCAATTAATACTTCAGCGAGTTCCGCTACTGCTGTCTCTGATGTTGCTGCTGCTTGCAAAAAAGGCATTGCTAAACCAGCTATATCTGCTCCCAAAGCGATCGCAACTGCAACATCCAATCCATGACGCAAACCTCCTGAAGCAATTAAAGGCACATTTGGAGCGATCGCTCTAATAGTTGTAATGCACTCTGCTGTCGGTAAACCCCAATCAGCAAAAGTTCTCCCTAAGCGACGCTGCAAGGGATTTTCGGCCCGTTCGCTTTCCACCTTTGCCCAAGAAGTTCCCCCCGCACCAGCGACATCAATTGCTGCTACTCCGGCGGCTATCAGTTTGCTGGCGATCGCTGCTGAAATGCCGTTACCAACTTCTTTCGCAATTACTGGCACTGGCAGTTTAGTGCATAAATCAGATATCTTGTCAAGCAAACCCCGAAAATTAGTGTCACCTTTGGGTTGAATGCACTCTTGTAGAGGATTAATGTGTAAAATCAGGGCATCAGCCTCTAGAATATCAACTACTCGCAGACATTCATCTAAGCCGTACTTATAGTTAAGTTGCACAGCCCCCAAATTCGCAAATAGCAGAACATCGGGTGCATACTTGCGGACAGCAAAAGTATCAGCCACCTGGGGTTTTTCCACTGCTACCCGTTGGGAACCAACACCCATTGCAATTTTGTAATGTTGCGCGACTTGGGCCAAACGTTGATTAATGGTTGCGGCTTGTTCTGTCCCGCCAGTCATAGAAGAAATTAACAAGGGTGCGCCAAGGTGTTTTCCCAAGAAAGCTGTACTGATATCAATATCGTCATGGTTGATTTCGGGTAAGCAAGAATGGGTAAAACGATAACGTTCTAGTCCATTGGTGATTTGATGCGACTGAACATCTTCTTCTAAACAGATCCGAATATGATCGGCTTTGCGATTTTGAGTTTGTGCAGAGATATTGTTAGGGGCGTTCACTGGTGGGTATAGCTAAAAGGATTTGGTTGCGATCGCTATTGTTACATTGTCTGCAATCATCTTTTTATAACAAATGAGTTGATTGAGGAATAAACCAACAAGGAGACAAGCGCGATCGCAAAACAATGGGCATCATTTATGGTGTAATGATGCCTACTTGTTGC
Protein-coding sequences here:
- a CDS encoding dynamin-like GTPase family protein; the encoded protein is MSDLPLQCKNLKEQVESILQLSQQEPTLHSQDITPVQTSLTKAISPKFEIVFAGAFSAGKSMLINALLERELLYSAEGHATGTECKIEYAEVEKERVVLTFLSEAEIREQAVYLCKQLGFKTVPNINQTDVINLLLEGSEAIIQQEGGESKSERAKQAKALMLLLEGYIANRDRINTVNNATYSMEQFHFSNLKEAAGYARRGSNSAVLKRIEYYCNHPLLEDGNVIIDTPGIDAPVEKDAQLTYAKIQHPDTSAVVCVLKPASAGDMTKEETELLELMRQNGGVRDRVFYVFNRIDETWYNTQLRQRLDDLISGQFGNSNKVYKTSGLLGFYGSQIKQTSQKDRFGLDSVFAASIKGLDGKEETPQFVYAFNNYCVNSGKLSTSKFRVSVNGFETPNQNYVRILGDWGKELIDKLIQDSGTEEFRTAITRYLTEEKRPQLFKNLADDLEDVCIKLKKHYQSVQRNLDSQPQEIESMKLQELQRLNQQLQQIGREFNEHITEEVNLIINNSCDAFESDFKQLQSRMIRRLDELLDSFSVASAYQRATISHPRNATAPLIAILVEAFYYLANQLEDILIESSQQVVANYFQRLIEKIRKSEYYRQLYRLLDNDGGIEQEIRNLEKSVTQALVSAASVECDRFVRESPRFYDEGTFSIYQFRQTLLQTSQGYDAESIVEAEPAIRQLLKLDFEPKVSQTIRKSFRQTINQTLKTQLLPMAEQQADEILQQYPQARAYLEKTLQQEAEEKIANNRRLLSVVEENIATYNSAASSINSCLQAMKLYDHFLPVIGDSFDADGKFANNGLVVSDVVQEVQY
- the sppA gene encoding signal peptide peptidase SppA, which translates into the protein MRNFIKQTFASLVGTLLGLIIFGGLGTAGLFLLILAATSSKDTGPNVKDKSVLVFDLSMKITDSEPSSGELFQNTISGVDDERISLRKVVETLEKARRDPRIVGIYLDSTSTSQASNIGYASLKEIRKALEEFRASGKKIVAYGSDWSKKEYYLSSVADSIVLNPLGLMEVNGLSSQPMFLAGALQKYGIGVQVVRVGKFKGAVEPFILKKLSPENREQTQKLLDDVWGEWRTTVGASRKIEPNQLQAIADSQAILEAAQAKTNGLVDRIAYPDEVVTDLKKLTASDKDDKTFRQISFNSYAEVSGKSLGVERNSKNHIAVVYAEGEIVDGKGDDGQVGGDRFAKIFSKLRQDKDVKAVVLRINSPGGSATAAEVMQREVKLTREVKPVVVSMGDVAASGGYWIASDSNRIFAEPNTITGSIGVFGLLFNGEKLANNNGITWDSVKTGTYADSQTVSRPKSTQELALYQRSVNRIYNMFLNKVSQGRKLPEQKVAEIAQGRVWSGVAAKEIGLVDEIGGLNSAIAYAVKEAKLGEDWEVEEYPRTNGFGERFFGRATEEARTALGIEVAQLKPSNPLTNELQKFQQEVEILQKMNDPKGVYARLPFNLKIE
- the fni gene encoding type 2 isopentenyl-diphosphate Delta-isomerase — protein: MNAPNNISAQTQNRKADHIRICLEEDVQSHQITNGLERYRFTHSCLPEINHDDIDISTAFLGKHLGAPLLISSMTGGTEQAATINQRLAQVAQHYKIAMGVGSQRVAVEKPQVADTFAVRKYAPDVLLFANLGAVQLNYKYGLDECLRVVDILEADALILHINPLQECIQPKGDTNFRGLLDKISDLCTKLPVPVIAKEVGNGISAAIASKLIAAGVAAIDVAGAGGTSWAKVESERAENPLQRRLGRTFADWGLPTAECITTIRAIAPNVPLIASGGLRHGLDVAVAIALGADIAGLAMPFLQAAATSETAVAELAEVLIAEITTVLFCTGNASLYQLKHSGSLQRIE